In Deinococcus radiophilus, a single genomic region encodes these proteins:
- the thiS gene encoding sulfur carrier protein ThiS — MPSHADPQLPTLTFNGDPYPLTPGLTLLELLRQLDQEPARVAAAVNDDFYAAGHLPDRELCPGDVVDVVRMMVGG, encoded by the coding sequence ATGCCTTCACACGCTGACCCTCAATTGCCCACCTTGACCTTCAATGGCGACCCCTACCCCCTGACCCCCGGTCTCACGCTGCTGGAACTCCTGCGGCAACTGGACCAGGAGCCGGCGCGCGTGGCGGCAGCCGTCAATGACGACTTTTACGCTGCGGGCCACCTGCCTGACCGTGAACTCTGCCCCGGCGACGTGGTGGATGTGGTGCGGATGATGGTGGGGGGATAG
- a CDS encoding type II toxin-antitoxin system PemK/MazF family toxin, giving the protein MKRGDIYQVDFEPSVQGEPARSRPAVILTNDLANEALPHLVVAPITSNVSREYPFDVMLPVGTCGLPETSRVQLNYVRGLNRNKFGAYLGSLTRAQMSELDRKLKLHLGLS; this is encoded by the coding sequence ATGAAACGTGGTGACATCTATCAAGTCGACTTCGAGCCGAGCGTCCAGGGAGAGCCGGCCAGAAGCCGTCCTGCGGTCATCTTGACGAACGACTTGGCGAATGAGGCGCTGCCGCATCTGGTCGTTGCTCCCATCACCAGCAACGTCAGCCGGGAGTATCCGTTTGACGTGATGCTGCCCGTCGGCACCTGCGGACTTCCGGAAACCAGCCGCGTTCAGCTCAACTACGTCCGTGGGCTCAACCGCAACAAGTTCGGAGCATATCTCGGCAGCCTGACGCGAGCACAGATGAGTGAACTTGACCGCAAGCTCAAATTGCATCTTGGCCTGAGCTGA
- a CDS encoding transposase, with protein MTQRLLDEVTRRYLQGQSSASLARWCGLSEPTLWRAVTKGLDEEFSRLQATAPERIEGMQHVGIDEIVWQGEIYAVVMNMDSRKLIDLLPDRELETVVRCLEELRTLREQQLGAPWTPVIATDMWEDYRRAVRQVFGDQAKQVTDRFHLQAKVTEALREEGQLLYLQHQEYAATSSGDTEIRDYLSMLTTDYFEFLQSGRVPEPLNYGPFHGDESNIIDLEPLLRLTRQLTQVWNAQTPQEAKDRYLQWRWAYSLYDARRPDLSQWRYRQGRPPLLGFERLIHLYSEWEAEIFSYFEQRHGDQRVTSGPVENMVGQLRRLFSRSQVRSDHRILSVRAIHRLGLNVQSPAPWKFEVRPDLTALPPCKCSEDGGPSDYRLSRPRRSTVQTLPFGGRPTRLLYYHGTARCRRCRQTVTVEAADEVAARTQELEAYVQREWRRGNSQQRVRQETGLSIKRIQAILGPVGQQRRLPPLPRQLGLLRTRWRGQPLWVLTDAKSGRILRLDQPPAGHPPEFLAELHPGQESLCHSLDWSFAPLITARTALDRFSFSQLAYPALGDVIRSYSSTLPLRLQRSKRYRYHRRILQVREGRRPKTDRFRALYLRESESLTRAYQEQQTALQLYEAADTLQFTLELQRWMTSRSVPEGLDEQHRLRQSYRYGHRDVVDEIGHQWAAIVRGFELHREGVSLARSRRELRWLKSLPVWQTRRRNRREALNILEEVCHAR; from the coding sequence ATGACCCAGCGCCTGCTGGATGAGGTCACCCGCCGTTATCTGCAAGGGCAAAGCAGCGCCTCCCTGGCCCGTTGGTGCGGTCTGTCCGAGCCGACACTCTGGCGAGCAGTCACCAAGGGTCTGGACGAGGAATTCAGCCGACTGCAGGCCACAGCCCCGGAGCGAATTGAAGGCATGCAGCATGTCGGAATCGATGAGATCGTCTGGCAGGGCGAAATCTATGCTGTCGTCATGAACATGGACAGCAGGAAGCTGATTGACCTGCTTCCTGACCGCGAGTTGGAGACGGTGGTTCGCTGCTTAGAAGAACTGCGCACTCTTCGGGAGCAGCAGCTGGGAGCCCCCTGGACTCCAGTCATCGCCACCGATATGTGGGAGGATTACCGCCGCGCGGTCCGTCAGGTCTTCGGGGATCAGGCCAAACAGGTCACCGACCGCTTCCACCTGCAGGCCAAGGTCACTGAGGCCCTACGGGAAGAAGGTCAGCTCCTCTACTTGCAGCATCAGGAATATGCCGCGACGTCCTCCGGCGACACCGAGATCCGGGATTACCTCTCGATGCTGACCACAGATTATTTCGAGTTCCTGCAATCCGGCCGGGTCCCTGAGCCGCTCAATTACGGCCCGTTTCACGGCGACGAGTCGAACATTATCGACCTTGAACCTCTCCTCCGTCTGACCAGACAGCTCACTCAGGTTTGGAACGCGCAGACCCCCCAAGAGGCCAAGGACCGTTATCTCCAGTGGCGCTGGGCTTACTCCCTTTACGATGCTCGGCGGCCAGACCTGAGTCAGTGGCGCTACCGCCAGGGCCGCCCGCCTCTTCTCGGCTTCGAGAGGCTCATTCACCTGTACAGCGAGTGGGAAGCGGAGATCTTCAGCTATTTCGAGCAGCGTCACGGTGACCAGCGGGTGACCAGCGGACCAGTCGAGAACATGGTTGGCCAGTTGCGGCGGCTATTCTCACGCAGTCAGGTTCGTAGCGACCACCGGATCCTCAGCGTCCGGGCGATCCACCGGCTCGGTCTGAACGTACAGAGTCCGGCGCCCTGGAAGTTCGAAGTGCGCCCGGACCTCACGGCCTTGCCGCCTTGCAAGTGCAGCGAGGACGGTGGGCCGAGCGACTACCGCCTATCCCGACCTCGCCGCTCTACCGTGCAGACGCTTCCTTTTGGGGGTCGGCCCACGCGCCTGCTCTACTACCACGGCACGGCCAGGTGCCGCAGATGCCGGCAGACGGTGACGGTGGAGGCAGCAGATGAGGTCGCCGCCCGGACACAGGAATTGGAGGCTTATGTGCAGCGGGAATGGCGACGCGGCAACAGTCAGCAGCGCGTTCGCCAGGAGACGGGCCTGAGCATCAAGCGTATCCAGGCCATCTTGGGGCCGGTCGGTCAGCAGCGCCGTCTCCCGCCTCTGCCGCGGCAGCTGGGGCTGCTCCGGACGCGCTGGCGCGGGCAGCCCCTGTGGGTGCTCACCGACGCCAAGAGCGGACGTATCCTGCGACTTGACCAGCCCCCAGCAGGTCATCCACCGGAATTCCTCGCCGAGCTGCACCCTGGTCAGGAGAGCCTCTGCCACAGCCTGGACTGGTCCTTCGCTCCCCTGATCACAGCCCGAACAGCGCTGGACCGTTTCTCGTTTTCACAGCTCGCTTACCCAGCCTTGGGTGACGTCATCCGGTCCTACTCCTCCACCTTGCCGCTGAGGCTCCAAAGGTCTAAGCGCTACCGCTATCACCGACGAATCTTGCAGGTCCGTGAGGGACGGCGGCCTAAAACGGACCGATTTCGGGCGCTTTATCTCAGGGAATCCGAGTCGCTCACCCGGGCCTATCAGGAGCAGCAGACCGCGCTGCAACTCTATGAAGCCGCTGACACTCTACAGTTCACCTTGGAACTGCAACGTTGGATGACTTCGCGTTCCGTACCAGAGGGCCTCGACGAGCAGCACCGTCTTAGGCAGAGTTACCGGTACGGACACCGAGATGTCGTAGACGAGATCGGCCATCAGTGGGCTGCTATCGTCCGGGGCTTTGAGCTGCACCGCGAGGGGGTGTCTCTGGCCCGCAGCCGCCGGGAGCTGCGCTGGTTGAAATCCCTACCGGTCTGGCAGACTCGCCGGAGAAACAGACGGGAAGCCCTGAATATCCTTGAGGAAGTGTGCCATGCACGTTAA
- a CDS encoding tyrosine-type recombinase/integrase: MNDSSTFELVRFQDGPLGNSREWAELPQDERRRRAVLAGQTYDPQQLWSLTEAHLALFGKAGAAISSRTLRTYRQGIARYLDFAQVRAVSLLRPSRDSGALYIRTLEAEGLAPSTVQVHLAAARAFYKALRWAGVTDSDPLADLSPAPDNTAPWDKRQPYRDDELLCLLGYAGLRDRVLILLCAHGGLRISEAVALKWSDVQLSAAQMTVTGKGRKVRNVHLSASLKNELLLLNEQTQPGGQEPVIGATQTAARQRLRRLCQESGVRYLGWHAMRHYAGTRLTRQTGNLEHAARHLGHSSLETTRIYAKWADDALNEALEGW; this comes from the coding sequence GTGAACGACTCCTCGACTTTCGAGCTGGTACGTTTTCAGGATGGCCCGCTCGGCAACTCGCGTGAGTGGGCCGAACTCCCACAGGACGAGCGCCGCCGCCGAGCGGTCCTGGCAGGTCAGACCTACGATCCCCAGCAGCTCTGGTCACTCACCGAAGCCCACCTGGCACTGTTTGGCAAAGCCGGGGCCGCTATTTCATCAAGGACGCTGAGAACCTACCGGCAAGGTATCGCGAGGTATTTGGACTTCGCTCAGGTGAGAGCGGTCAGCTTGCTGCGGCCGAGTCGCGACAGTGGTGCCTTATATATAAGGACACTGGAGGCTGAAGGACTGGCCCCCAGTACGGTGCAGGTCCACCTCGCCGCCGCCCGCGCCTTTTACAAGGCGCTACGCTGGGCGGGGGTCACGGACAGTGACCCCTTGGCCGACCTGAGTCCCGCACCGGATAACACCGCTCCCTGGGACAAGCGGCAACCTTACCGGGATGATGAACTGCTGTGCCTTCTTGGATATGCAGGCCTCAGAGACCGAGTCCTGATTCTGCTCTGCGCCCACGGTGGACTGCGCATCTCCGAAGCGGTGGCCCTGAAGTGGAGTGACGTTCAGTTGTCTGCCGCTCAGATGACGGTGACAGGTAAAGGGAGAAAGGTCCGGAACGTCCACCTGAGTGCCAGTTTGAAGAACGAGCTGCTCCTCCTCAACGAGCAAACCCAGCCCGGAGGACAGGAGCCTGTCATTGGCGCAACGCAGACTGCAGCGCGGCAACGACTGAGACGACTCTGCCAGGAATCGGGAGTCAGATATCTCGGGTGGCATGCGATGCGGCACTATGCTGGAACCAGGCTCACCCGGCAGACGGGAAATCTGGAACATGCGGCCCGTCACCTGGGCCACAGCTCCCTGGAGACCACCCGCATCTATGCCAAGTGGGCCGATGATGCACTGAACGAGGCGCTGGAGGGGTGGTAA
- the thiE gene encoding thiamine phosphate synthase yields the protein MDKRGAGSRGQRVKDTVTGPQSSALALGRLYLVATPRPGQSEADLLARIAAALDGGVDTLQLRCKDWEARPYIALAERVRELAHARRVPFFVNDRADVALAAGADGVHLGQNDLPVTWARRLAPELMIGRSTHASEQATATLAEAPAYFACGPVHTTPTKPGQAAVGLDYIRQVAALNPPCPWYAIGGIDAGTIGQALDAGASRVAVVRAVLDAPDPAEAAAELMGALHEAERRRQWTESPAT from the coding sequence ATGGATAAGCGTGGCGCGGGGAGCAGAGGGCAGAGGGTAAAAGATACAGTCACCGGCCCTCAGTCCTCGGCCCTCGCCCTGGGCCGCCTCTACCTCGTCGCCACACCCCGCCCCGGCCAAAGCGAAGCTGATTTGCTGGCCCGCATTGCGGCGGCTCTGGACGGTGGAGTGGACACCCTGCAACTGCGCTGCAAAGACTGGGAGGCGCGGCCCTACATCGCCCTGGCCGAGCGGGTGCGTGAGTTGGCTCACGCCCGCCGCGTTCCCTTCTTCGTGAATGACCGGGCAGACGTGGCGCTGGCTGCCGGAGCCGATGGCGTCCATCTGGGGCAGAACGACCTGCCTGTGACCTGGGCCCGCCGTCTGGCGCCGGAACTGATGATCGGGCGCTCCACCCATGCCTCTGAGCAGGCGACCGCCACACTGGCAGAAGCTCCCGCTTATTTCGCCTGCGGCCCGGTTCACACGACCCCCACCAAACCAGGCCAGGCTGCGGTGGGCCTGGACTACATCCGCCAGGTGGCCGCGCTGAATCCGCCGTGCCCCTGGTATGCCATCGGCGGGATAGATGCCGGGACCATCGGGCAAGCGCTGGACGCCGGAGCCAGCCGTGTGGCGGTGGTCCGGGCTGTACTGGACGCGCCGGACCCGGCCGAGGCGGCTGCGGAGTTGATGGGGGCACTCCATGAGGCAGAACGTCGCAGGCAATGGACTGAAAGCCCAGCGACCTGA
- a CDS encoding ParA family protein produces MAEVISILSRKGGVGKTMTALHAAALLAARGEDVAILDKDPEGSAGAWARAAGDLPFQVYPDGKQTQAIKHGWVVVDTPPNDPRALGEAARIATRVIVVAKCNALEADRLIPTLDALAASGFAGQWGILLTQARGSLGREMQSALEEEELPVYGIIPHLVKFERSFGLVPEDLSEYGEALQEALK; encoded by the coding sequence ATGGCAGAAGTGATTTCGATTCTTTCGCGTAAAGGTGGTGTCGGCAAGACGATGACCGCCTTACATGCCGCTGCCCTCTTGGCCGCCAGGGGCGAGGACGTGGCGATTCTGGACAAGGACCCTGAAGGCAGCGCTGGCGCTTGGGCGCGGGCAGCAGGGGATCTCCCCTTTCAGGTGTACCCTGACGGCAAGCAGACCCAGGCCATAAAGCACGGCTGGGTGGTGGTAGATACTCCACCCAACGACCCGCGTGCCCTAGGTGAGGCCGCCCGTATCGCCACTCGCGTCATCGTGGTTGCCAAATGCAATGCCCTGGAAGCTGACCGCCTGATTCCGACGCTGGACGCGCTGGCCGCCTCTGGGTTTGCCGGTCAGTGGGGAATCTTGCTGACCCAGGCCAGAGGCAGTCTGGGCAGAGAAATGCAGAGTGCTCTGGAAGAGGAAGAGTTGCCGGTCTATGGCATCATTCCGCATCTGGTCAAGTTCGAGCGGTCTTTTGGCCTGGTACCTGAAGACCTCAGTGAATATGGTGAAGCGCTTCAGGAGGCCCTGAAATGA
- a CDS encoding transposase, translating to MGKQRKTWSPELKEQLVLAVLSGEHTIAEAAREYEVSESLIHTWRAQFLEAGRARLQGVRPDAAQKKLEKEVQQLKAIIADKELSLYIAKKIRGL from the coding sequence ATGGGAAAACAGCGCAAAACCTGGTCACCTGAACTCAAGGAGCAGCTTGTTCTGGCTGTCCTGAGCGGGGAGCACACCATCGCAGAAGCTGCTCGTGAATACGAGGTCAGCGAGAGCTTGATTCACACCTGGCGTGCCCAGTTTCTGGAAGCGGGCCGTGCCCGCCTCCAGGGAGTGAGGCCGGATGCAGCCCAGAAGAAGTTGGAGAAGGAAGTCCAGCAGCTCAAGGCCATCATTGCGGACAAGGAATTGTCACTCTATATCGCAAAAAAAATCCGGGGTCTCTGA
- a CDS encoding integrase core domain-containing protein → MDELLACYQELLGDHPKLSLSRFAGEVERPYHVLRDARQNAERSAQRTERRQHVLEEVRLKALEEPLSGYRLIYQALQQDAQQPSPGLHTVRRHMAELKVQRPVPRKKRRPSACPTSIVLWPAGRRVQVDATRLSLPDGICWAYLVLDVESRALLHIEVVRNLSASSAVTALQRGVYVLHHLGIHEQLLIMTDGGSDFTSGAFQAACQELGHWVRAKVSQKGGMGILERLNRTFKYDGVFREELTNIAQLRAFSTKFKNWYNSERRHSSLGYTYPWVKLLAATESSNVA, encoded by the coding sequence GTGGATGAACTCCTGGCGTGCTACCAGGAGTTGCTCGGAGACCACCCGAAACTCAGTCTCAGCAGATTTGCTGGCGAGGTGGAGCGTCCATATCACGTCCTGCGCGATGCCCGGCAGAACGCAGAGCGTTCTGCACAGCGGACGGAGCGACGTCAGCACGTCCTGGAAGAGGTACGGCTGAAAGCCCTGGAAGAGCCACTCAGCGGCTACCGTTTGATTTACCAGGCCCTGCAACAAGATGCCCAGCAGCCTTCTCCTGGCCTCCATACCGTCCGTCGCCACATGGCGGAGTTGAAGGTGCAGCGCCCGGTTCCCAGAAAGAAACGCCGTCCATCGGCATGCCCTACCTCTATCGTTCTCTGGCCAGCGGGCCGCCGAGTTCAGGTCGATGCCACACGGCTCAGCTTGCCGGACGGGATCTGCTGGGCTTATCTCGTCCTGGACGTAGAAAGTCGCGCACTGCTGCACATTGAAGTGGTCCGGAATCTCTCTGCCAGCAGCGCGGTCACCGCGCTGCAACGGGGAGTCTATGTGCTGCACCATCTCGGCATACACGAGCAGCTCCTGATCATGACTGATGGTGGCTCAGATTTTACGTCTGGCGCATTCCAGGCGGCCTGTCAGGAGCTGGGCCACTGGGTACGGGCCAAGGTCTCACAGAAGGGAGGAATGGGCATCCTGGAAAGGCTCAACCGGACCTTCAAATATGACGGCGTGTTCCGGGAAGAATTGACGAATATTGCCCAGCTTCGTGCGTTCAGCACGAAGTTTAAAAACTGGTACAACTCTGAGAGAAGGCATTCCAGTCTGGGGTACACCTACCCCTGGGTTAAACTGCTTGCAGCTACGGAATCTTCGAACGTAGCCTGA
- a CDS encoding type II toxin-antitoxin system VapC family toxin: MYLLDTNVISELRKVKSGRANEGVVAWSQTVTTAELYLSVITVQELELGVLLKERRDLQQGAVLRKWLDGQVLPAFAGRILPITLEIARRTANLNVPQQRAFYDSLIAATALEHGYTLVTRNEADMQGTGVEIVNPFQS; the protein is encoded by the coding sequence ATGTACCTGCTGGATACCAATGTCATTTCGGAACTGCGCAAGGTGAAGTCAGGACGGGCGAACGAAGGAGTCGTCGCCTGGTCGCAGACGGTGACGACGGCAGAGCTTTACCTCTCCGTCATCACGGTCCAGGAATTGGAATTAGGTGTCCTGCTTAAGGAACGCCGTGATCTACAGCAAGGAGCAGTACTTCGAAAATGGTTGGACGGCCAGGTGCTCCCAGCCTTTGCAGGACGCATCCTACCGATCACCCTGGAGATCGCCCGGCGAACAGCGAATCTGAACGTTCCCCAGCAGCGGGCCTTTTACGACAGTCTGATTGCGGCGACGGCCCTGGAGCACGGCTACACCCTAGTGACCAGGAATGAAGCGGACATGCAGGGAACCGGCGTCGAGATCGTCAATCCCTTTCAGTCCTGA
- a CDS encoding type II toxin-antitoxin system Phd/YefM family antitoxin, protein MTTISAREFNQQVSKVRKAASKEPVFITERGEPKHVLLSIEAYEALTGSQRNIADLLALDEDIDFELPQRSELTRAAELD, encoded by the coding sequence ATGACGACTATTAGTGCCCGTGAGTTCAACCAGCAGGTCAGCAAGGTCCGTAAAGCCGCCTCTAAAGAACCGGTCTTCATTACCGAACGCGGAGAGCCCAAACATGTCTTGCTGAGTATCGAGGCCTATGAAGCCCTCACCGGCAGTCAGCGGAACATCGCCGACCTCCTGGCACTGGACGAAGACATCGACTTCGAACTTCCACAGCGCTCCGAGCTCACCCGCGCCGCGGAGCTGGACTGA
- the thiC gene encoding phosphomethylpyrimidine synthase ThiC: MSATLDKTKFSKKDAGRELTGLTLGPFPGSDKAYLEHPQRPDIRVPVRVIRQSPTQEHLGSLTRSVPNPDVYVYDASGPYSDAAAQIDLERGLSPVRTWVKPRGRTQMQAARAGEITPEMEYIALREAMRQPEDGGLTHQHPGFGHGFAMPREITPEYVRAEVARGRAVIPANVMHPELEPMIIGRGFRVKINANIGNSVVRASIVDEVEKLIWATRWGADTVMDLSTGPEIHQTREWIVRNSPVPIGTVPIYQALEKVGGVAEGLTWEIYRDTLIEQAEQGVDYFTVHAGVRLPWLPLTANRRTGIVSRGGSILARWCLAHHQENFLYTHFREICEIMREYDVTFSLGDGLRPGSIQDANDQAQFAELQTLGELTRIAWEEGVQTMIEGPGHVPLHLIAENMTRELEACLEAPFYTLGPLTTDIAPGYDHITSAIGAATIGWHGTAMLCYVTPKEHLGLPDREDVREGVVTYKLAAHAADLAKGFPGAQYRDNAISKARFEFRWEDQFNLSLDPERARAFHDQTLPAEAAKTAHFCSMCGPQFCSMKLSQDLAGDLQAYMAEGLAEKAQEFRSQGGEIYAAARDDG, translated from the coding sequence ATGAGCGCCACACTTGACAAGACCAAATTCAGTAAAAAGGATGCCGGGCGTGAACTGACCGGCCTGACCCTGGGGCCATTCCCGGGCAGTGATAAGGCCTACTTGGAGCACCCTCAGCGACCGGACATTCGCGTGCCGGTTCGGGTGATCCGTCAGAGCCCCACCCAGGAACACCTGGGCAGCTTGACCCGCTCGGTCCCCAATCCTGATGTGTATGTGTATGACGCCAGCGGGCCGTATAGCGACGCTGCCGCACAGATTGACCTGGAGCGCGGCTTATCGCCGGTCCGGACTTGGGTCAAGCCGCGTGGCCGCACCCAGATGCAGGCCGCCCGCGCCGGAGAGATCACGCCCGAGATGGAATACATCGCCCTGCGTGAAGCGATGCGCCAGCCTGAGGACGGTGGCCTGACCCATCAGCATCCCGGCTTCGGGCACGGCTTTGCCATGCCGCGTGAGATTACCCCGGAGTATGTCCGCGCCGAGGTGGCGCGTGGCCGGGCGGTGATTCCCGCCAACGTGATGCACCCGGAGCTGGAACCGATGATCATCGGGCGTGGGTTCCGGGTCAAGATCAATGCCAACATTGGCAATTCGGTGGTCCGCGCTTCTATCGTGGATGAGGTCGAAAAGCTGATCTGGGCCACCCGCTGGGGCGCGGATACGGTGATGGACCTCTCGACCGGCCCGGAGATTCACCAGACGCGGGAATGGATCGTCCGCAACAGCCCGGTGCCGATCGGTACGGTCCCGATCTATCAGGCACTGGAAAAGGTGGGTGGCGTGGCCGAGGGCCTCACCTGGGAGATCTACCGGGACACCCTGATCGAGCAAGCGGAGCAAGGCGTGGACTACTTCACGGTGCACGCCGGGGTGCGTCTGCCCTGGCTGCCGCTGACCGCGAACCGCCGCACCGGGATCGTGTCGCGGGGGGGATCGATCCTGGCCCGCTGGTGCCTGGCGCACCATCAGGAGAACTTTCTGTATACGCACTTCCGCGAGATCTGCGAGATCATGCGCGAATACGACGTGACCTTCAGCCTCGGTGACGGGCTGCGTCCCGGTTCCATTCAGGACGCCAATGACCAGGCCCAGTTCGCGGAGCTGCAGACCCTGGGCGAGCTGACCCGCATTGCCTGGGAGGAGGGCGTGCAGACCATGATCGAAGGGCCGGGGCACGTGCCGCTGCACCTTATCGCGGAAAACATGACCCGCGAGCTGGAAGCCTGCCTGGAAGCGCCCTTTTACACGCTGGGGCCACTGACCACCGATATTGCGCCGGGCTACGACCACATCACCAGTGCCATTGGTGCGGCGACCATCGGCTGGCACGGAACGGCGATGTTGTGTTACGTGACGCCCAAGGAACACCTCGGCCTGCCCGACCGCGAGGACGTGCGCGAAGGGGTCGTGACCTACAAGCTGGCCGCCCACGCCGCCGACCTCGCCAAAGGTTTTCCTGGGGCGCAGTACCGCGACAACGCCATCAGCAAGGCCCGCTTCGAGTTCAGGTGGGAAGACCAGTTCAATCTCAGCCTGGACCCCGAGCGCGCCCGCGCCTTTCACGACCAGACGCTACCTGCCGAGGCCGCCAAGACCGCGCACTTTTGCTCCATGTGCGGACCGCAGTTCTGTTCCATGAAGCTGAGTCAGGACCTGGCGGGTGACCTGCAGGCCTACATGGCCGAGGGCCTGGCCGAGAAGGCGCAGGAGTTCCGCAGCCAGGGCGGAGAAATCTACGCGGCGGCGCGGGACGATGGATAA
- a CDS encoding UvrD-helicase domain-containing protein, whose translation MHVKPLTHEQREIVTAQRVPLTVVRAGAGTGKTRVLVDRLDHLLQQDPAVKVAVVPFGRKVALEITDRLHRTGVHAGSPQILVKTLHALSYRHLRERLDAVKRAAEEAGLLRFDESVLGEPAYYIDDAYQGPPIYHDVRAVGEAELLSDKRVARRLYELARKFGYPLRSESGELRGVLAWIAYLANTLPSQVDTPQYALYRQVVEEYIRTVDLLNENRPQDQISPLLTEPPTWPTSGKPGSTLRRTVPTCSPAPRC comes from the coding sequence ATGCACGTTAAGCCGCTCACGCACGAGCAGCGGGAGATCGTCACGGCTCAGCGCGTTCCACTGACGGTTGTCCGCGCAGGGGCCGGTACCGGTAAGACAAGGGTCCTGGTCGACCGGCTCGATCACCTTCTTCAGCAGGATCCTGCGGTCAAAGTCGCGGTCGTGCCGTTCGGCCGTAAGGTCGCGCTAGAGATCACCGACCGACTACACCGAACTGGGGTACATGCTGGCAGTCCACAGATACTGGTCAAAACATTACATGCCCTGAGCTACCGTCACCTCAGAGAACGCCTGGACGCTGTGAAAAGGGCTGCCGAAGAAGCCGGCCTGCTGCGCTTCGACGAATCCGTCCTTGGAGAGCCTGCCTATTACATTGACGACGCTTACCAGGGACCACCCATCTACCATGACGTCCGCGCAGTCGGCGAAGCTGAGCTGCTCTCAGACAAGCGGGTCGCCCGGCGACTTTACGAGCTGGCGCGGAAGTTCGGCTACCCGCTGAGAAGTGAGAGCGGTGAACTGAGGGGCGTGCTGGCCTGGATCGCTTATCTGGCCAATACCCTGCCCAGTCAGGTTGATACGCCACAGTACGCTCTGTACCGCCAGGTGGTCGAGGAGTACATCCGGACCGTGGACCTGCTCAATGAGAACCGTCCGCAGGATCAGATCAGCCCTCTACTTACCGAACCACCCACCTGGCCTACCTCTGGCAAGCCTGGGTCGACATTGAGGAGAACGGTGCCGACCTGCTCCCCGGCGCCGAGGTGCTGA
- a CDS encoding ATP-dependent helicase produces the protein MPWPLTADFVQTMHGAKGLEWDHVIVVVSNELDSHNKGYRQYWSPDGQFVRGRWQPAADTDHSAPEEARLRYVALSRAQESLVLLYEPSVAVVKTPTDAIPGCGAPMQRAADTFRNLDREQEYTSSPEIRNLLLDRWWNTAPDTPPPFPLTEDEQAFWSTQQAETQEPREVRPSMYIRPSEQADMTPMDFEAAISTVLDDGWETKALRTERD, from the coding sequence ATGCCCTGGCCACTGACCGCCGATTTCGTTCAGACCATGCACGGTGCGAAAGGGCTGGAGTGGGACCACGTCATCGTGGTCGTCAGCAACGAACTGGACTCGCATAACAAAGGGTACCGGCAGTACTGGTCGCCCGATGGACAGTTCGTACGGGGGCGCTGGCAACCGGCAGCGGACACCGATCACAGCGCTCCCGAAGAGGCGCGGCTACGCTACGTGGCCCTGAGTCGCGCCCAGGAGAGCCTCGTGCTCCTTTACGAACCATCAGTTGCCGTCGTTAAGACGCCCACCGACGCCATACCCGGCTGCGGGGCTCCCATGCAGCGGGCAGCGGACACCTTTCGGAATCTAGACCGGGAGCAGGAATATACTTCCTCACCGGAAATCAGAAATCTCCTGCTGGATCGCTGGTGGAATACGGCTCCGGACACTCCCCCACCTTTTCCGCTGACAGAAGATGAGCAAGCGTTCTGGAGCACACAACAAGCGGAAACGCAGGAGCCGCGAGAGGTGCGGCCCTCGATGTACATCAGGCCCAGCGAGCAGGCCGACATGACCCCGATGGATTTTGAGGCAGCCATATCGACAGTCCTTGACGACGGTTGGGAGACGAAGGCACTCAGGACTGAAAGGGATTGA